A genomic region of Pseudomonas sp. MPC6 contains the following coding sequences:
- a CDS encoding DUF4398 domain-containing protein, giving the protein MELKTMKTRTAQSPSTRLRGLKLAALAIGSSLVLAGCAGNPPSEQFAVTQSAVNGAVSAGGTEFAAVEMKSAQDKLKQAEIAMHDKKYDEAKILAEQAEWDARVAERKAQAMKAEQAVKDSQKGVQELRQESQRTVQ; this is encoded by the coding sequence ATGGAGTTGAAGACCATGAAGACCCGAACTGCCCAATCCCCGTCGACCCGCCTGCGCGGTCTGAAACTGGCGGCACTGGCCATCGGCAGCAGCCTGGTCCTGGCCGGTTGTGCCGGTAACCCGCCTAGCGAACAATTCGCTGTGACCCAATCCGCCGTGAATGGCGCCGTCAGCGCCGGCGGTACCGAATTCGCCGCCGTGGAAATGAAGTCCGCCCAGGACAAGCTCAAGCAAGCTGAAATCGCCATGCACGACAAGAAGTATGACGAGGCGAAGATTCTCGCCGAACAGGCCGAGTGGGACGCTCGCGTAGCTGAGCGCAAAGCCCAGGCGATGAAAGCCGAACAGGCTGTGAAGGACTCTCAGAAAGGGGTTCAGGAACTGCGTCAGGAAAGTCAGCGCACTGTGCAATAA
- a CDS encoding pilin assembly protein, producing the protein MKIRELAQHWEENAKGRLTDTGYKIHLDVEAAARLAAIVEMYPKRHPEELLGELIGAALEELEKSFPYVKGSTVVATDEEGDPLYEDVGPTPRFLALSRRHLQDLSSAGDKPKH; encoded by the coding sequence ATGAAAATCCGCGAGCTAGCCCAGCACTGGGAAGAAAACGCCAAGGGTCGCCTGACCGACACCGGCTACAAGATTCATCTGGATGTGGAGGCTGCCGCGCGGCTGGCTGCGATCGTCGAGATGTACCCCAAACGGCATCCCGAAGAACTGCTCGGCGAACTGATCGGCGCCGCCCTGGAAGAGCTCGAGAAAAGCTTCCCCTACGTGAAGGGCTCGACCGTCGTGGCTACCGATGAAGAAGGTGATCCGCTGTACGAAGATGTGGGGCCGACGCCGCGTTTTCTCGCGTTGTCCCGTCGGCATTTGCAAGACTTGTCGAGTGCTGGCGACAAACCGAAACACTGA